The following are encoded together in the Meriones unguiculatus strain TT.TT164.6M chromosome 16, Bangor_MerUng_6.1, whole genome shotgun sequence genome:
- the C16H2orf49 gene encoding ashwin, with protein MAGDVGGRSCTDSELLLHPELLSQEFLLLTLEQKNIAVENDVRVNKDNLTDLYVQHAIPLPQRDLPKNRWGKMMEKKRENHEVKNETKRSTAVDGLRKRPLVVFDGSSTSTSIKVKKTENGADDRLKPPAQTGSSSDAIRKLPNSSSRVSPLILSSNLPMNNKMEHGNKDTKQNHDLTHRKSPSGPVKSPPLSPVGTTPVKLKRAAPKEETETMNHLKPPEAKRKIQHVTWP; from the exons ATGGCCGGGGATGTGGGCGGTCGCAGCTGCACCGACTCGGAGCTCTTGCTGCACCCTGAGCTGCTGTCGCAGGAGTTCCTCCTCCTCACCCTGGAGCAG AAGAACATAGCTGTTGAAAATGATGTAAGAGTAAACAAGGACAACCTTACTGACCTTTACGTCCAGCATGCAATACCATTGCCTCAGAGGGATTTGCCAAAGAATAGATGGGGGAAGatgatggaaaagaaaagagaaaatcatgaagtgaaaaatgaaaccaaaag GAGCACTGCTGTAGACGGACTGAGGAAAAGACCCCTTGTTGTGTTTGATGGGAGCTCAACAAGCACAAGCATCAAAGTGAAAAAGACAGAGAACGGAGCAGACGACCGGCTCAAGCCTCCTGCCCAGACAGGCTCCAGCAGTGACGCCATTCGGAAACTACCAAATTCCTCTTCAAGGGTTTCGCCCCTGATTTTGTCTTCCAATTTGCCTATGAACAATAAAATGGAACACGGTAATAAGGACACTAAACAGAACCATGACTTAACACATAGGAAAAGTCCCTCGGGTCCAGTGAAGTCTCCGCCTTTGTCCCCTGTTGGAACTACTCCCGTGAAATTAAAGCGGGCTGCTCctaaggaagagacagagaccaTG